One window from the genome of Gimesia aquarii encodes:
- a CDS encoding alpha/beta fold hydrolase yields MRHQFVEINVNTIKMNVLKEGAGPPLLFVHGFPLDHKMWQAQTEYFKKDFTVLAPDLRGFGHSEVTYGTVTMEQHAEDLNTLLNQLNFAEPIIFCGLSMGGYIAWEFWKKFPQRLRAFILCDTRPGSDSEEGINNRLKMVDLVLKHGSKSIASSMVPNLISESSQRDQPEIAKSLIETIESTDREGIAASQRGMAERKDYTHMMSEIQVPTLVIVGSEDQLTPPDVMKSMYAQIPFATYLEIPNAGHMAPMEAPCAVNQGIEDFLNSC; encoded by the coding sequence ATGCGTCACCAGTTCGTTGAGATAAATGTCAATACGATCAAAATGAATGTACTCAAGGAGGGGGCAGGCCCCCCGCTGCTCTTTGTTCATGGATTTCCATTAGATCACAAAATGTGGCAGGCACAAACAGAATATTTTAAAAAGGACTTCACAGTACTCGCTCCTGACTTACGTGGTTTTGGACATTCCGAAGTGACTTATGGAACTGTCACAATGGAACAACATGCTGAGGACTTGAATACTTTACTGAATCAGCTGAACTTTGCAGAGCCAATCATTTTTTGTGGTCTTTCCATGGGAGGGTATATCGCCTGGGAATTTTGGAAAAAATTCCCGCAGCGTTTACGTGCATTCATTCTTTGTGATACACGTCCGGGTTCGGACTCAGAGGAAGGCATCAACAATCGATTAAAAATGGTTGACCTTGTGCTGAAACACGGATCAAAATCAATTGCATCGTCTATGGTTCCAAATCTAATTAGCGAGTCTTCTCAACGTGATCAACCTGAGATAGCCAAAAGTCTTATTGAGACGATTGAATCGACGGACCGTGAAGGAATTGCTGCCAGCCAACGTGGAATGGCAGAACGAAAAGATTACACTCATATGATGTCCGAGATACAAGTTCCTACTTTAGTCATCGTCGGAAGTGAAGACCAATTAACGCCACCAGACGTTATGAAATCAATGTATGCTCAAATACCATTTGCAACATATCTTGAAA